TATCGATACTCGCATCGCGACGGATCAGGATCGTCCACAATTTGCCGCGGTTTTGCGGCGTGAATTCTCTCCGGTTTATACCGCTCTGGGCCAACCGCAGCGCGGGGAATCCTACGATCGTCAGCAGCTTCGCGCCGAGCTGATGGGAATTCTAGGAGCTGCGAAAGATCCTGCCGTGCTTGCCCAGGCAAAGATGCTGGCGAATCAGGCTTACGCTGGTGGGAAGAAAGAGCGCGGGCTCGATCCAATCCTGACCGACGAAGCGATTGCGGTTACAGCAAAGAATGGTGATGCCGCTCTTTATGAAAAAGTGATGGCAGCAAGCAAGGATCCGAGCGATCCCGGGCTTCAGTCCGACGCGTTGCGTACTTTGGCTATGTTTCCCGAACCCACGCTGGTGAATCGAACGATGGATTATGCAGTCTCCGGGCAGGTCCGCAATCAGGACAGTTGGATCCCGATGGTCATTCTGCTCTCAGGGCGCGATACCCGCGAGCAGACCTGGTCGTACATCCAACAGAATTGGGACAAGGTCCATGCCCAGTTCACGACAAACTCCGGTTCTCGGGTCGTCGGCGCTGCCGGAAGTTTCTGCTCTGTCGAAAAGCGGGCTGAGGTCGCCAACTTCTTTGCAACGCATAAGGTCGATGCCGCAGAACGCACCCTGGCGAAGGCGCTCGACAGTATCAACGATTGCGTTCATCTTCGCGAGCAGCAGGAGCCAACTCTTCGTGAATGGCTGGCAGGCAAGGCAAAGTAGTGACGACCTCGTCTGAGGTTGTGACACCTCCGCGATCTTTATTTCGTCAGTGGGCTCCAGTCGCGTCAATGACGCTGCTGGGCCTGCTGAGTTATGTGGATCGCAGCGTGCTCGCAATTTTGAGCCCGACGATTCTCTCGGCGCTGCATCTTTCAGCAACGCAGTACGGTTATGCGATTCTCGTCTTCAGTCTGTGTTACATGCTTGCGAATCCTATCTGGGGCTTCTGGATGGATCGCGCCGGCTTATGGATGACCACGCTGTTTGCAGTTGCCTTGTGGTCCGTAGCATCGGGAAGCCACGGCCTCATGGTAGGCTTCGTCAGCCTGTGTGTCGCGCGTGGTGTGCTCGGCTTTGGCGAAGGCGCGACTTTTCCTGCCGGGCTCAAGACCGTGAGTGAGACGCTGCCACCAGAGCAACGATCCTTCGGGCTTGGTATCGCTTACAGCGGAAGCTCTCTCGGTGCCGCGCTTACGCCATTGTTGATCACTCCGATTGCGATTCGTTGGGGCTGGCGCGCCGCCTTTGGTGTCACGGCGGTGCTCGGCCTGCTATGGATTGCGTTGTGGCTGCTGCTGCGAATCTCCGGCTGGTATGCAGCACCGGCGAGATCCACTATTCTCGCCTCAACGACGACGGGCAAATCGCGTTGGAGCAAGAATCTCTTTGCTGCTGCGGTTGTCTATGGTCTTGGAGCTGCTCCTCTGGCCTTCGGACTCTATGCAGCACCGCTTTATCTGACGCGTGTACTGCATCTGAGCCAGGCCTCTCTCGGTCATCTGTTGTGGCTGCCTCCAGCAGGATGGGAGGCAGGCTATCTTATCTTTGGCCGTCTCGCAGATCTCCGAAACCGGAACAACCAACGGGCGAGTCGTCCTGCCGGCATCTTTTGGCTACTATCGGCAGCAGGGTTCCTCATCCTGCTTGCTCCTGTTGCCGCAAACAGCTCAGTTCCCGTTGCGGCGACGATGCTTCTGTTCTTTCTACAAATGTTCGTCGCCGGAGGATTCGTGGTCTTCGCGCTCTCTGACGGCATGGCGGTGTTGCCGAAGGAGCATTCAGCTTTTCTCGCCGGTTTCAGCATTTCGGCCTGGGCCCTTACGACCGGGCTCCTGATGCCAGTTCTGGGCCACCTCTTCGACCATCAGCGCTACAACCTGACGTTCTGGCTGGTGGCGAGCCTGCCGCCGATTGGAACACTCTTGTGGCGAGTGCTGGCATCTCCTTCCGAAAGACAATTCTGACGTCGCGCTTTCTTCAGGAGTCCCCTCCCCCTGTTTTCGTGCAAAGTATTCGAATCATGTATGTTAAGTCCGGACTTCGCTGCGCACGTTTCGTGCCAGACTGATATGCGACAAAAGCAAAAGCCCCGGGTATCCAGGGCTTTGAGGTTTCCTCTATTTCTATTTTAGAAGATTCGATGAAGTAATTCTGCAATGAAGAAATCGTTTTGTTTGTATGAATTAGATCGTTTTGGGACTTGACAGGCCCGATGAGTCTCTGAAAAAGCGGAGATGCAGGAATCCCGTTCCTCAGAGGCTAAAGCCTCTTTTATTCTGCTTACTTACGGCATTATTCGGCTGCTTTCGGGACAGGCTTTGAGCGAAAAAGGGATCGGCTGATCGGCGGACTTGCCGATCAGCCGACTCGCGGTTATGGCTTTACCCGAACCATCACGACACCGTGGCTTGGAACCTCGGCGGAAAACGACCCCCTTACTGCCTTCTCTTCCTTTTTCGTCCACAGGTCACGAACTGAGGCTGTGAGCGAATCCGGATAGCCGATATCGGTCCACGAGGCCGTGATCTTTGTCGGCGTCTTGCCTCGGTTGACGAGAGCAACTGCACGGCCACCATCTGCCAGCTGCTTCGACCAGATGTCAAAGTCAGCTGTTTTTTTCACACGCCGGGCCTGCTGGCCGAGCGGGTCCTGATCGATGGCGATCACATCCTTGTTGAGAAGAATCTCCTTCGTGTCGCTGGACATGTTGGCGATATCATTTCCGGCCAGCATGGGAGCCGACCACATCGCCCACATGCTGAAGTGGGTCTTGTACTCGTCTGTGGTCATGCCGCCATTGCCGACCTCGAGCATGTCAGGATCGTTCCAGTGTCCCGGGCCAGAGTAGCTCTCGATCCCATCCATCAGATCGAAGATCTGAGTCAGACCGCCGCCGCCCCAATTGCGTTTGCAGTCCCAGCAGTCCTGAATATCCGGTGTCGCGCGCCAAAGATTCCCGATTGCTCCGGCCCAGAGCCAGGGTTTAGTCGAGCCCCATTCGCAGATGCTGAAGACGATGGGTCTTCCCGCAGCCTTCAGCGCCTCGCGCATCAATGTGTATGAAGACTCACTGTTCTGTCCGGGCAGGGTATTACACCAGTCTTCTTTCAGATAGTCGACACCCCAGGCGGCATATTGACGTGCGTCCTGGTACTCATGGCCGATGCTTCCAGGCCGCTTGGCGCAGGTCATCGTGCCTGCGTCCGTGTAGATTCCAAATTTCAGACCTTTGGAGTGGATGTAGTCGGCCAGTGCCTTGATGCCTGAAGGAAACTTCTCCGCATCGACGACAATGTTGCCCTGGGCATCGCGGCCAGTTTGCCAGCAGTCGTCGATAACGACGTACTCGTAACCCGCATCCTTCATGCCGTTCGATGCCATCTGATCGGCTGTTTCGCGCACGACCTTTTCGTTAATGCCTTTGCAGCCAAACTTATTCCAGCTGTTCCATCCCATGGGGGGCGTGCGGGCCAGTCCATTGTCGAGCGCTTTGCTCATCACTGGAGTCAGCATCAGAAAAACCGCGACCCAGATACAGGTCCGCTTACGGCCTATATTCATGTTTCCTCCTGCTTTCGCTTTCGTTGTGAGTTGTAACTTTATTGTTTTGCGAAGAGAATTCTACCTCTCTTGAATGAACCTTTCATGCCCGATTGAAACGACGCATCGCCCGGTGAACCTGCGAATCCAATAAGAACCAGGAAGGGAGAGGGTTGCTATGGGGCGCAGGTTTGCTCAGATCGCCTTTACGCCGCACGTCAAAGAGGAGCAGGTGCGGCAGGGAAGTTATCTCCAGTATCAGCGGGCAGAACAGAATGGCCGTGCTGACCATCTTCTGACAGAACATGAGAGCGAATTCATTCAATCGCGGGACTCTTTCTATCTTGCGACAGTATCGGAGACTGGATGGCCCTACGTTCAGCATCGAGGCGGACGGCCCGGCTTTCTTCATGTTCTTGATGAACACACGCTGGGGTTTGCGGACTACCGCGGTAATCGCCAGTACGTCAGTCTTGGAAACATCAAGCACGAAG
This portion of the Edaphobacter sp. 4G125 genome encodes:
- a CDS encoding MFS transporter; its protein translation is MAGRQGKVVTTSSEVVTPPRSLFRQWAPVASMTLLGLLSYVDRSVLAILSPTILSALHLSATQYGYAILVFSLCYMLANPIWGFWMDRAGLWMTTLFAVALWSVASGSHGLMVGFVSLCVARGVLGFGEGATFPAGLKTVSETLPPEQRSFGLGIAYSGSSLGAALTPLLITPIAIRWGWRAAFGVTAVLGLLWIALWLLLRISGWYAAPARSTILASTTTGKSRWSKNLFAAAVVYGLGAAPLAFGLYAAPLYLTRVLHLSQASLGHLLWLPPAGWEAGYLIFGRLADLRNRNNQRASRPAGIFWLLSAAGFLILLAPVAANSSVPVAATMLLFFLQMFVAGGFVVFALSDGMAVLPKEHSAFLAGFSISAWALTTGLLMPVLGHLFDHQRYNLTFWLVASLPPIGTLLWRVLASPSERQF
- a CDS encoding glycoside hydrolase family 27 protein produces the protein MNIGRKRTCIWVAVFLMLTPVMSKALDNGLARTPPMGWNSWNKFGCKGINEKVVRETADQMASNGMKDAGYEYVVIDDCWQTGRDAQGNIVVDAEKFPSGIKALADYIHSKGLKFGIYTDAGTMTCAKRPGSIGHEYQDARQYAAWGVDYLKEDWCNTLPGQNSESSYTLMREALKAAGRPIVFSICEWGSTKPWLWAGAIGNLWRATPDIQDCWDCKRNWGGGGLTQIFDLMDGIESYSGPGHWNDPDMLEVGNGGMTTDEYKTHFSMWAMWSAPMLAGNDIANMSSDTKEILLNKDVIAIDQDPLGQQARRVKKTADFDIWSKQLADGGRAVALVNRGKTPTKITASWTDIGYPDSLTASVRDLWTKKEEKAVRGSFSAEVPSHGVVMVRVKP